In the genome of Arachis stenosperma cultivar V10309 chromosome 2, arast.V10309.gnm1.PFL2, whole genome shotgun sequence, the window TTAAAGCCCAGGTAAAAATCGTGGCCCCTGACTTCGACACGTCGGCGATCGGGGTCTTTAAAACAATcaaggatggcaagattgtcgaTATGCCCAAGAAATGATCTCTTGTATTTTTGCATGGGGTTTGTGATTTTGTTGTGGAACTTGTGAAACTTTCTTTTTGATATACTTTAGTAGTCGCTTGGCCGGCTTGTAATTATTATCTTTCTCTGCTTATCTGGTAGCGTTTTCATTTGGTTTTGTTGCCGTTTTCTTGGTATTGACTTGTCACTCGTGTTTGTTTACCATTATGTTGCTAATTTGGCGAAGCCAAGTTATAGCTTTGCTGTAGCCATTTGTTATGGCATTAACTTAGTtggctcccggggtgatcagtcccgagACACCGTATCGTTGTCCCGTTTAACATGTATTCTAAGGAACCTGTTGTCGTGAGATGCGTAAATGGAGAAAAGTAAATGGGAAGGTAATTTTGACAAGTAAACATTAATCGGTAGTTAAACAAGTCTATTGTCATAATAAGTACTTAACAAAAGTAAACCCTTGAGCACGTCGGATTGCCTAATTGGCGTGTTTGAGCTAGGAATAAAATCTTCTCAAGTTACCTGCATTCCAAGTTCTCGGGACTTCCTTGCCATCGAGCTTCTCCAATTTGTAGGCGCCCTTGCCAATCACCTCTCTGACTCTGTAGgggccttcccagtttgccGCCAGTTTACCTTCCCCTTGAGTCGGTAGTCCGATATCATTACGCTGCAGGACGAGGTCATTTTGTTCAAATTCTTTCTTGAGTACTTTGTTGTTGTAGCGTAGGGTCATTCCTTGCTTTAGTGCTATTTCTGACAAATGGGCCATCTCCCTAGCCTCATATGCTAGGCCCTTTTCCACAGCTTCCTCTACCACCTTCAGAAGTAATCGTGGGCTCCGCTCGCCGATCTCAACGGGTATCATTGCATCCACCTTGTACGTCAGGCGGAAAGGGGTTTCTCCTGTGGACGACTACTCCGTTGTTCAGTAAGACCAGAGAACCGAGGCGAGTTCGTCTGTCCATGCACCTTTTTTGTTGGCCAGCCGCTTCTTGAGGCCCAGCAAGACGACCTTGTTTGCGGCCTTAACTTGACCGTTCGTCTGGGGGTGCTCTTCAGAGGAGAATTTCTACTTTATGCCCAGACCGGTGAGGAACTCTGCGAACTTCTTGTCAGTGAACTGTGTCTCGTTATCAGAGATAACGACTTTTGGAATGCCGAATTGAgttatcacctgcctccacatAAACTTTCGACAATTGGATGAGGATATACTGGCCAGTGGTTCAGCctctatccatttggtgtagtagtcGATGAcaactatgaggtatttgacttgtcccggGCCAACTGGGAAAGGTCCCAGTAGGTCGACTCCCCACTGTGCGAAAGGTCGGGAGGAAGTCAATAGACTTAGTTCGATTGCTGGGGCTTTGTGGAGGTTGGCGTTCTCTTGACACTTGACGCATTTCCTTACGAATTCTTTGGAGTCCATCATCATCGATGGCCAGTAATATCCAACTCGAATGAGTTTTTTTGCCATGGCTTTGCCCCCGATGTGGTGGCCACAGCACCCCTCGTGGACTTCTCTGAGTATGTAGTCCGTTTGGTCGGGATGCAGGCACTTCAGTAAGGGCCGGCTAAGTCCTTTTTTAAACAGTTGGCCTTGTATGATCGCATATTTGGCCGCCTCCCTTCTCAACGCTTTAGCTTCCTTCTTGTCGTTAGGGAGTTTGCCGTTTTCTAGGAAATTAGTGATGGGGTCCATCCAAGAAGGGCCTATCTTTGTCAGGTAGAGGGCAACTACTGGTTCTTTTATCATGCCTTGAATGAGGGACCGGTTGCCGACTCCCGGTTTTGTGCTTGCTAGCTTGGATAGGAGGTCTGCCCGTGTGTTCTTTTCCCTCGGAACGTGTTGGACCGTGACCTCCTCAAATTGTTTGCTCAGCTCTTTGACCTTCTCCAGGTACTTCTGCAACAGCGAGTCtctggcttggtagcttccatttacttgcgAGGTGACAACCTGTGAGTCACTGCACACTTCCACCAACGTAGCCCCGACTTCCCGAGCTAGGATCAAGCCACCCAGGAGGGTCTCGTACTCCGCTTGGTTGTTCGATACGGGAAATTCAAACTTGATTGATTGTTCGTATATGACCCCGGCACCTCCGGACGTTTGGTTGGAGGCCCTGTCCACATGGAGCCTCCACCGTATGCCCGCCTCCTCGGTCGGGTCTCCCGTTACCTCTACCAAGAAGTCTGCCATTGCTTGTGCCTTAATCGCATGTCGGGGCTCATATCGTAAATCGTACTGAGATAGCTCGATGGcccaagtcatcattcttcccgctAAGTCAAGTTTTTGGAGCACCTGGTGGATTCCCTGGTCCGTTCTCACGACCACTTGGTGACCCTGGAAGTATTGCCGTAGTCTGCGGAAAGAGGTTAGCAGTGCTAGAGCCAGCTTTTCTAATTTGCTATATCTCAGTTCTGCTTCTTGTAGTGCTCTACTTACAAAGTAAATTGGTTGTTGAACCTTCCCTTCTTCTCGTACCAAAACTGCCGCTAGCGCTTCCTCCGTTATGGCCAGGTATAGGTAGAGCGGTTCTCCGACCTTGGGCTTCCCGAGCACAGGTGGTGTCGCGAGGATCTCTTTGAAATGCTTAAATGCTTCCTCACACACCGGGGTCCATTCAAACACTATCCCCTTTTTCATAAGGTTAAAAAATGGTAGCGCCCTAGTAGCCGAGCACCGAGGAAACGGGATAAGGCGGTGAGTCTGTCCGACAACCTCTGCAAATCCTTGACACAGCCCGGACTCTTCATCTGGAGTATTTCCTGGCACTTTTCTGGGTTGGCCTCGACCCCCCTCTGGGTTATCATGAACCCTAGAAATTTTCCtgcttccatggcgaaggcgcaTTTGAGTGGGTTGAGTCTCATGCCGTGTTGTCGGAGGGAGGCGAACACATTTCCCAGGTCGCTTAATAGGTCTTCGTGTCGGGTGGTCTTTGCAAGGATATCGTCCACATATACTTCTACCGTTTTGCCTATGAGGTCGCTGAATATCTTGTTCATTAACCTTTGGTACGTGGCCCCAGCGTTCTTCAGGCCAAACGGCATTACCTTGTAGCAGTATATTCCTCCCGGCGTTATGAATGTTGTCTTCTCTTCGTCTGGACGGTGCATTGGAATTTGATTATAGCTAGAATAACCATCCATAAAGCTCAGATACCGATATCCCGCTGCCGTGTTGATGAGTGCATCAATATTGGGTAGGGGGTAGCAGTCCTTAGGGCATGTTTTGTTGAGGTCGGAATAATccacgcacatcctccatttttcATTGTGCTTTTTTACTAGAACTACATTCGACAGCCAAGTCGAGTAGTCGAGTTCTCGAATAAATCCTGCTTCGAGGAGGCTAGCCGTCTGCTGGCCACCTTCTCTGCTCGCTCCTGCGACATTTTCCTTCTCCTTTGAGCTACCGGTCGGGCCTCCGCCATCACGGCCAAGTGATGTGACATAAGTTGGGGGTCTATtcccggcatgtcggctggcGTCCATGCAAATAGgtcgctgatgagcggataatttatacgttttttggcattgtttttagtatgtttttggtagttttagttgagtttttattatatttttagtagtttttagttaaaattcacttttatggactttactatgagtttgtgtgtttttctgtgatttcaggtattttctgactgaaattgaaggttctgagcaaaaatctgattcagagactgaaaaggactacagatgctgttggattctgacctccctgcactcaaagtgaattttctggagttacagaagcccaattggcgcgctctcaacggcattggaaagtagacatcctgggctttccagcaatatataatagtccatactttgcccaagatttgatggcccaaaccggcgtagcaactcgacctcatgacactttacacgttttctttgtgtaccttccacagcatgagtctctaaaccccatggttgggggtgaggagctctgctgtgtcttgatggattaatgcaattactactgtttcttattcaatcatgcttgcttccattctaagataatacttgttcctaatccggatgaatgtgatgatccgtgacaatcatcatcattctcaatcatgaacgtgtgcctgacaaccacctccgttctaccttagattgagtagttatctcttggattctttaaccgaaatcttcgtggtataagctagaactgatggcggcattcaagagaatccggaaggtctaaaccttgtctgtggtattctgagtaggattcaatgactgaatgactgtgacgtgcttcaaactcctagcaggcggggcgttagtgacagacgcaaaagtatcgatggatattattccggcctgaccgagaaccgacagctgaattccgctatgctgtgatagagcatatgcaatcgctttcactgagaggatgggaggtagccattgacaacggtgaaaccctacatacagcttgccatggaaggagccttgcgtgcttgaagaaggagacagtaggaaagcagagattcagaggatggagcatctccaaaaccccaacctattctccattactgcaatacaagtaactatttcatgttcttttgctttttacaatcaatcctgataatttctgatatcctgactaagatttacaagataaccatagcttgcttcaagccgacaatctccgtgggatcgacccttgctcacgcaaggtattacttggacgacccagtgcacttgctggttagttgtgcgggattgcaaaagtgtgattgcaatttcgtgcaccagtcgcCGTTAGCCCTGATCATTTCCATTAGAGGTTCCTTCAGGTCGTGCGGGAGGTTTCTGTTCACGAAGGTGAACTTCTCCTCGGTGTCACCGACTCTGAATCTCTCTAAATTCCCTTCCGGGTCGGGTCTCGGCTTGTCGCTGACTCTAGCGTCCAAGTCGGCGAGGAACACCCTCGATGCATCTTTAGATTTCTTCCTTAAGGAGAGGCTGGCATTGTCGCAAGCGACTGCTGTTTTCAAGTCTCTTTTTATGGATACCACATATCCGTTATCAGCGATGAACTTCATTATCAACATCTTTGTGCTGATTACTGACGATTGactttttgatggtttagaatttctcaagtAAAacctcgttgtaaagtatagtttccaaaccaaacaataatcctttcgtacaaaaagttgtttgtcactagtacaaacccctaaatttataaaccgaagtattggaacctcgggtcgttctccctaggaattacaatagagtgtcttgttattggtttgagttatttttggggttttgataagaagcatgaaagataaatggcaagaaagtaaactaaggcctaaaaaggtcttggcaagggttggtagtcaaggatctctatcctaatcactaaccacaatatgagaattggcaaggattaatcccattaaatcatcctttaactagtagtaaaggaaagtcaaatgagctatatcaatcctagtccataagtcctaactctccaccaattcaattagtgagaactagagtcaatggctcccaatcatcaatcacttggacattagtaactcaagagttcctaagttacctttccaagccaagagtataaaattctactctaaaatccaaccaagcatttcatcaaacacttggaaggcataagaggaaagcatagtaaattgcaagaaaagtaaatctacactactcaattacaaggaattaacaacaacaaatcaaatgaacacaattattaagaagtaccttttattgaattgaaagagagtagaagaaacaattctagatctacaacaaaatctaagaaaaacataaaggaaattacaacaaaagaatagaggaagatgaatgtaacaacaaggaattgaagagtagaagtagaagaaagcaaagattaaaacctagatctaagaactaatcctaatcctaatcctaattctagagagaagtgagagcttctctctctagaaactaacttctagaactaaactaaactaatggttaaaAGTTCTAAAGTGTGAAAAGTATGAAAAGTCTGAAAGTGTGtcttgattccccttcaatccttggcttaaatagcatcagaaatgagttggattgggcccacaaggcttctaaaatcgctggccacatgttgctttaagtgaactaggtggcagcaacggcgcgtgcgcgtactttgcgcgtgcgcgccaccatacgtgaagcaactatggcaaatcttatatcgtttcgaagcctcggatgttagctttctaacccaactggaaccgcatcatttggacctctgtagctcaagttatggtcgtttaagtgcgaagaggtcggcttgacagctttccggttctttcatttcttcatgagttctccaacttttcatgcttctttcttcattctcttgatccaatctttgccttctaaatctgaaatcacttagcaaacatatcaaggcatctaatggaatcaaggagaattagatttagctattttaagtcctaaaaagcatgttttcactcttaagcacaattaaaggagaatatacaaaaccatgctatttcattgaataaatgtgggtaaaaggtgataaaatctcctaaaatcaatacaagataaaccctacaaatggggtttgtcaattACTGCTCCGAGGTCGTTGATAGTCTTCCTCCCTAGGATGACGTTGTAGGCCGTGGAGTCTCGTAGAACCACGAACTCGGGCATTACCGACCTTCGCCCCTGTCCTGACCCTACAGATATTGGTAGGGAGATTATCCCATCTGACTTGATGAAGTGGTCACCCAAACCCACAACATCGTGTTGGTGCGTCTTTAAATCGGCATCCCGTAGGCCTAAGGCATCGAACACGTTGCGAAACATGATATTCGAGTCAGCCCCGGTGTCCACGAGGATCCGCTTGATGAGGCCGGTTCCGACTCTGgccgtgatgaccatgggagAGTTTTCCGCGGCCTCATCGAACCATTGGTCCTTTGGACCGAATGCGATGGGTGGGAGCCTCTTGGAGCTTCGCAAAGAGGATGAGGAAACCACAAGGACCTTGGCGTCTTTCTTGTGTGCCGACCTCGATTTTGGGGGTGCGTTTCTTGCCGTTACCACATTTACTATGGTAAGGCCGTGCTCGTTGTCCTCCGGCTCATGACGTCGCTTCACCGCGCGGGGCTTGTCCTTTCCCTCGCGATCGCGATCTCGCCTCCTTGGCTCTCTGATGAGATGGGAGAATTCGGCTAGCTTTCCGTCCCAGATCGCTTGTTCCAGCGCATCCTTCAAGTCGAAACAATCTTGTGTCTTGTGTCCATAGCCTTTGTGATAATCACAGTAGAGGCTCTTGTTTACCCCGGTTCGATCCTTCAGAGGTCGGGGCTTCGACAAAATTTCCTTCTCGGCTATCTGCTGATAAACCTCTATGATGGGGATGGTAAGGGGGTGTAATTTGTGAATTTCTCGACTCGAGGAAACGACCTGGGTGTCTTGCTCGGACCGCCGTCTCTGGCGTGTTCCTTCTATCTTTCTCCGCTACCATGCTGCCGGGTTTGACTGTAAGAGGGCTGCCACTTGTTGGCAGCCACAACCTGGCTGACTTATTCATCGTTAATGTATTCTCTGGCTACACTTTGGATCTCCTACATTGTCCACACTGGCTTTGTGGTGAGGTGCTTTCTGAAGTCCTCGTTTAGAAGTCCGTTCGTTAAGCACAGGCTAGCAACCGAATCCGTTAGCCCGTCGATCTCCAAGCACTCGTCGTTAAACCGGTCTAGATATTTCTTGGTCGGCTCGCCGGACCTCTGAGTTACTTCGAGCAAATTGATCGGGTGCTTTGCCTTTACAATTTTGGTTGTAAATTGGGCTAGGAAAGTGCGGCTAATGTCCGAAAACCTAGCCGCCGAGCCCTGCGGGAGGTTATTAAACCACCGTATTGCAGGTCCCGCCAGAGTGACCGGAAAGGCGCGGCACCTGACCTCGTCGCCTACCTCTTCCAAATTCATTCTGGCCTCGAAGACCGTCAGATGTTCTTGTGGGTCTTGAGTTCCATCATACCTCATGTCTATCGGCTTATCAAAGTGCTTTGGTAGCCGGACCTCGAGGAtggaatggtggaaaggggttGCTCTCATGATCACAGGTCGTCGCGCTCTCGTCGTTCTTTCTCCGTCGTCTTTCCGATCTCGCCTTGCGGCGCGAGTTCCTCTAGGTCGGGCGTAGATGAAGGGGTCATGTCGTCTTCTCAGGTGTTCCTGGTCCTCCCGGCTACTTTCTAATTCCGATCTTGAGGTGGGAGTACGTTGGGAGCGGCTTCTGTGAGAGGTTCTTCCCTGGCTCTCGGGAGACGGGGAGTAGTTGGGATCGGAAGTTTGTTGACGGTGCTCTTGATCTGCCAGCTGGCGCTCCAGGTTCTGCACCCTATGGCGCAGTTCTTGCATTACCCTGGCGCTATCACCGCCAGTTCTCCCAAAGGGGTGTCTTTCTTAGGCTCGTGAATGTGGCTCGGTACGTcgcggggggggggggggggggaccTCGGCCGCTCCCGAGGAGAAGCGACGGAGGCTGCCCCCTCGAGGCCCGCTCCGTGGCCATGGTCTCCTGGACCCTGTACGATGTCCATTTAGGCGACTCCCCACAAACGGTGCCAATGTTCGGTAGGTCGGGTACCGAACGGTTCAGAGGGATCCTCGGGTGGATAGGTGGGGTGTGGCCTGGGACCGAGTTGCGAGGGTGGAGCTGGAGTAGCCGACATCCCGAGCTCCTGATGTGGAGAAGAGGGGGGGTGTcacctgcaaggacactccgaCACTCTAATCAGTCTTGTGTGCAGGCGAAAAGTGAGAGAGTGGTATGTGACGTACCTTAGGGGAGGGTTAGGGCCCTCTCCATTTATACCGTGTCAGAAGTGGGCCCCGCAAGGACAGACCCACCTTTCTCGAAGCTTCCTCACACAGCTGTAGTGGAGAGATGTCAAGGACGTGTATCCGGGTCGCTGGTTGAGCTACTCGTACCCGACCGTTCGAGTCGGGTAATTAGTGGGTTGGAT includes:
- the LOC130963414 gene encoding uncharacterized protein LOC130963414 — its product is MNKSARLWLPTSGSPLTVKPGSMVAEKDRRNTPETAVRARHPEVYQQIAEKEILSKPRPLKDRTGVNKSLYCDYHKGYGHKTQDCFDLKDALEQAIWDGKLAEFSHLIREPRRRDRDREGKDKPRAVKRRHEPEDNEHGLTIVNVVTARNAPPKSRSAHKKDAKVLVVSSSSLRSSKRLPPIAFGPKDQWFDEAAENSPMVITARVGTGLIKRILVDTGADSNIMFRNVFDALGLRDADLKTHQHDVVGLGDHFIKSDGIISLPISVGSGQGRRSVMPEFVVLRDSTAYNVILGRKTINDLGAVIDKPHL